In the bacterium genome, AAGAAACGCCTTACAGGAATTATCTTTGTAAGCCTGCGTGTATTTCCTTTTTTACGGTTCCGTGTCTGTGGTATTTTTCCAGAATTCGGATGAAACACCATGACTAAAGACGTGAAATTTCTATGTCCGCACTGCCTTCAAAAACTTTCGACGCCCATCCGCATGGGGGGGGCCAAAGTCCAATGTCCCGTCTGCCAGAATGTCATCAGTGTCCCCTTGATCAACATCCACAAGTCTTGACCCTGTGCCAGCTTGCACAGTTTCTTCTCGGTATCTCCGCGCTTCCGTGCTAAACTTAAAAAAATATGAATACGGCGACAAAAAAAAGAATTCTGGTGGTGGACGACCATCCACTGACCCGCAAGGGATTATGCGACGCGATCGAAGCACAGGCGGATCTGATGGTGTGCGGCGAGGCCGAAGCCTGGCGCCAGGCGCTGAAACTGACTCAATCGCTACAACCCGATATCGTCCTGTTGGATCTCAATTTGACGGATGGCAACGGCTGGGACCTGTTGCGGCAGTTAGAGGCTGAAGGGATTCACACACCGGTTCTCGTGGTGTCGGTCTGTGCCGAGGAGGTGTACGCACCCCGCCTCCTGCAATCAGGCGCCAAGGGCTATCTGATGAAAGATACCCCCATCCCCAAGGTGCTGGAGGCCATCCGGAAAATTCTGGACGGGCACATCGCCGTCAGTGACACCATGGCTTCCCACCTGATCCAGACCGCCACGCAGAAGAGCGGAAAGGCCTACTCCGCCTCCGAACTCGATCAATTAAGCAACCGGGAGCTCCAGGTATTTGAATTGTTACGCCAAGGGAAGAGCAGCCGGGAAATTGCCGAGTGCATGGGCGTCAGCCAGAAGACCATCGGCACCTACAAGGCCCGGCTCATGGAAAAATGCGGAGTCCGGACCACCCCGGAACTGCTGGCCCGCATGCAAGTGCCCGCAGCCGAACCGCCTGCCTGTGGATAACCACATCTCGAAAAAGATTCACCACCCGCTTCGCTCGAGGTAGTAGACACAGAGCATTCAAAGGTTGACCGCCTGACCTTGGCAGAGCAGGTAGCCGGTCGGGGCCGCCGCGCCGGCAAACTGAAGGATTGCCCCGGCAGGATTCGCAACCACAGCCGATCCATTGACCAAGAAGCTCCCGGTGACGTTCACGTCACCCGCCACATCCACGGCGTAGCTGGGCGTGGTGTCGCCCACACCGAGTCGGGAATTGGTGTTGTCCCAGTGCAGGTTCGTCGGTTGGAGCGGGGTGCTGGCGCCGTTGCCGACAAGCACCTTGTTGGCGGTGAGGGTCGAGGCGCCGGTGCCGCCCTGGGCCACGGTGATGTCCGTGGTGAGGCCCCCCAGGCTCGTGATATCGCTGTTGGCGCCGGCGGCTGCCGCGGTATCCCAGACCGGAGCCGCGCCATTGACGCCGGCGCCGGTCATGCTGAGGAATTTTTTGATGGTAGTGGTA is a window encoding:
- a CDS encoding response regulator transcription factor, whose product is MNTATKKRILVVDDHPLTRKGLCDAIEAQADLMVCGEAEAWRQALKLTQSLQPDIVLLDLNLTDGNGWDLLRQLEAEGIHTPVLVVSVCAEEVYAPRLLQSGAKGYLMKDTPIPKVLEAIRKILDGHIAVSDTMASHLIQTATQKSGKAYSASELDQLSNRELQVFELLRQGKSSREIAECMGVSQKTIGTYKARLMEKCGVRTTPELLARMQVPAAEPPACG